In Geotalea uraniireducens, one genomic interval encodes:
- a CDS encoding right-handed parallel beta-helix repeat-containing protein, whose translation MIEIIINKIAIVLVILSISFYSITLCLADDYQLEKVSVNSLQSLKDALMNESKKNKIIVINTKIDIDNVTIPVDRIVEVAKDGSFTCSKQSKFIILGKFLAPIKHIFYGEGQVIFGNNSISEDYPEWWGDDNSANQRAVNSFYRTRWRKNKVYDGINISIPNDRELVIDGVLQLPRNSVSGSVILKNSDPINGNNNIKIVGEGTLSGNKLQQYGNDTRHMLVHFNNCTNTEFAVKNVVGNYFPINISAKYTGALILVENSRNISIHDSSGTDYGRECFWLKNCDDSYMINLKAIGGNDSWSGFQFSGKNNIAHRLYSENAGASGVSFDCKDSQLDDVTVKNNRYFHGINFGHPNAPATNVLAKNLNSYNAKQYGISIVNGSSGIVLNNSAVYKAGSHCYNISANATNVNIENCIAANCGGNGINVYDAYVVVRSTTITNNMNYGVSVENGTAVLVDNSFNGNLKGQILRRKAGNVEYN comes from the coding sequence ATGATTGAAATTATCATAAATAAAATAGCAATTGTATTGGTGATTTTAAGCATATCTTTTTATTCGATAACGTTGTGCTTAGCTGATGATTACCAATTAGAAAAAGTATCTGTAAATAGTTTACAAAGTTTAAAAGATGCATTAATGAACGAATCCAAAAAGAATAAAATAATAGTTATTAATACCAAAATTGATATTGATAATGTTACTATACCAGTAGATAGAATTGTTGAAGTTGCAAAAGATGGTTCTTTTACATGTTCTAAGCAAAGTAAATTTATAATTCTTGGGAAATTTTTAGCACCTATTAAACATATATTTTATGGGGAAGGGCAAGTAATTTTTGGGAATAATTCTATTTCCGAAGACTATCCTGAATGGTGGGGTGATGATAATAGTGCCAATCAAAGGGCTGTTAATTCATTTTACAGGACTAGATGGAGGAAAAACAAAGTTTACGATGGTATAAATATCTCTATTCCTAACGATAGAGAGCTTGTTATTGATGGTGTATTACAACTGCCTAGGAATTCTGTTTCTGGATCAGTTATTTTAAAGAATTCAGATCCTATCAATGGTAACAATAATATTAAGATTGTTGGGGAGGGGACATTAAGCGGGAATAAGTTACAGCAATATGGAAATGATACAAGGCATATGCTTGTACATTTCAATAACTGTACAAATACAGAGTTTGCAGTGAAGAATGTAGTAGGCAACTATTTTCCAATAAATATTTCAGCAAAATATACCGGAGCTCTAATATTAGTTGAAAATTCCAGGAATATTTCCATCCATGACTCTTCTGGCACGGATTATGGTAGGGAATGTTTTTGGTTAAAAAATTGTGATGACTCATATATGATAAATTTGAAAGCAATTGGTGGTAATGACAGTTGGAGTGGGTTCCAATTCTCAGGTAAAAATAATATCGCGCATAGACTTTATTCAGAAAACGCTGGTGCATCAGGAGTGTCATTTGATTGTAAGGATTCACAATTGGATGATGTAACAGTAAAAAATAACAGATATTTCCATGGGATTAATTTTGGGCACCCAAATGCACCCGCAACTAATGTGCTAGCGAAGAATTTAAATTCTTACAATGCTAAGCAATATGGTATTTCTATAGTTAATGGGTCATCAGGAATCGTATTGAATAATTCTGCTGTTTATAAGGCAGGATCGCATTGCTATAATATTTCAGCAAACGCAACAAATGTTAACATAGAAAATTGTATTGCCGCAAATTGTGGGGGGAATGGTATTAATGTTTATGATGCTTACGTGGTGGTTAGATCTACTACTATTACTAATAATATGAATTATGGGGTTAGCGTTGAAAATGGCACCGCGGTCCTTGTTGATAATTCTTTTAATGGTAATTTGAAAGGTCAGATTTTAAGGCGCAAAGCTGGAAATGTTGAATATAATTAG
- a CDS encoding polysaccharide biosynthesis C-terminal domain-containing protein — protein sequence MNRFDRKCICESMVNIILRGLTLVSKFFLLVYLAKVLDPIDIGIYGLFTATVSYSHYLLGLDFYTYAQREMLSIRKDLWGKLILNQFAFYGSVYLVMLPFLLLVFLTGLLPWHIAGWFYLVLSLEHISQELCRLLVICSRVTLANVTLFFRGGAWVYVVVTLFKFKHETQGLTAIWIGWSIGVALSIVLGFWGVINVVGRSQIGNHIDWSWIRRGFKVAIQFLLGTLALRGLFTFDRYFLDLFSGKAVVGIYSFFMSIANALQSFADAGVISRHYPLIVSAYRTDRLDEYKHHLKNLAVGIVVLFILFIVGLFSIIQPILNYIGREVYSEHITILWVLIIAVGIYSISMVPHYALYSRKADRSIAIVSIISVLIFIAFSMWLTPQYGANGMAISVLIGMCCLCLLKIAILSFLNRNNVYKELCND from the coding sequence ATGAATAGGTTTGACAGAAAATGTATTTGCGAAAGCATGGTTAATATAATACTTAGAGGGCTAACTTTAGTTAGCAAGTTCTTTTTGTTAGTATATCTTGCTAAGGTGCTAGATCCTATCGATATTGGAATTTACGGTTTATTTACAGCTACAGTCAGTTATTCACACTATTTGTTGGGTCTAGACTTTTATACTTATGCACAACGCGAAATGCTGTCTATTCGTAAAGATTTATGGGGTAAACTCATTCTAAACCAATTTGCTTTTTACGGAAGTGTGTATCTTGTTATGTTGCCGTTTTTATTGTTAGTGTTCTTGACAGGATTGCTTCCTTGGCATATCGCTGGATGGTTTTATTTGGTTTTGAGCCTTGAGCATATATCGCAAGAGTTATGTAGATTGTTAGTTATATGTTCAAGGGTTACATTAGCTAATGTAACTCTGTTTTTTCGCGGAGGTGCTTGGGTATATGTAGTGGTGACACTTTTCAAATTCAAGCACGAAACCCAAGGACTAACTGCTATCTGGATTGGATGGTCGATTGGTGTTGCTCTTAGTATTGTATTAGGTTTTTGGGGAGTTATTAATGTGGTTGGAAGGTCCCAAATAGGTAATCATATTGATTGGTCATGGATTAGGCGGGGTTTTAAAGTGGCTATACAATTTTTACTTGGTACGTTAGCATTGCGTGGTTTGTTTACATTCGATCGTTATTTCCTGGATTTATTTTCAGGAAAAGCTGTTGTTGGAATTTATAGTTTTTTTATGAGCATAGCTAATGCACTCCAATCATTTGCTGATGCTGGTGTAATATCCAGGCACTATCCTCTTATAGTGTCAGCATACCGTACCGATAGATTAGATGAATATAAACATCATTTAAAAAATTTGGCAGTTGGTATTGTTGTTTTATTTATTCTATTTATTGTGGGATTATTTTCAATTATACAGCCTATTCTTAATTATATAGGAAGGGAAGTATATTCCGAGCATATAACAATACTCTGGGTTCTTATAATTGCAGTTGGTATATACAGTATTAGTATGGTTCCACACTATGCATTATATTCACGTAAAGCAGATCGATCAATTGCAATTGTGAGTATTATATCAGTATTAATATTTATAGCATTTTCTATGTGGTTAACTCCTCAATATGGTGCGAATGGCATGGCAATATCGGTATTAATTGGCATGTGTTGTCTTTGCTTGTTAAAGATCGCAATTTTGAGTTTTCTAAATCGTAACAATGTTTATAAGGAGTTATGTAATGATTGA
- the pseI gene encoding pseudaminic acid synthase, with amino-acid sequence MKQQTVIGNRIIGADQPPFVIAEMSGNHNQSLDRALAIVDAAAAAGAHALKLQTYTADTMTIDLDEGAFHIGDPNSLWQGTSLYKLYQEAHTPWEWHAPIFARCRERGLICFSTPFDETAVEFLETLNVPCYKIASFENTDLPLIRKVAATGKPMIISTGMATVAELDETVRVAREAGCPGLILLKCTSTYPATPANTNIRTIPHLRELFGCEAGLSDHTMGTGVAVAAVALGATVIEKHFTLRRADGGVDAAFSLEPEELQSLVVETERAWQALGGISYGPTEGEKPSLAYRRSLYVIKDMKAGEEFTRDNVRAIRPGYGLPPKFIYILLGKSVQKDIQRGTPVSFDLF; translated from the coding sequence ATGAAGCAACAAACCGTCATCGGCAACCGGATCATCGGCGCCGACCAGCCACCATTCGTCATCGCCGAGATGTCAGGCAACCACAACCAGTCCCTCGACCGGGCCCTGGCGATTGTCGATGCGGCCGCCGCGGCAGGTGCCCATGCGCTGAAACTGCAGACCTACACCGCCGACACCATGACCATCGACCTTGACGAAGGGGCATTCCACATCGGCGATCCGAACAGCCTCTGGCAGGGGACCTCGCTCTACAAACTCTACCAGGAAGCCCACACCCCCTGGGAATGGCACGCGCCGATCTTCGCCCGCTGCCGGGAGCGGGGACTCATCTGCTTCAGTACCCCCTTCGACGAAACGGCAGTCGAGTTCCTCGAAACGCTCAATGTGCCGTGCTACAAGATCGCCTCCTTCGAGAACACCGATCTGCCGCTGATCCGCAAGGTGGCGGCCACCGGCAAGCCGATGATCATCTCGACCGGCATGGCGACGGTGGCCGAACTGGACGAAACGGTCCGCGTCGCCCGGGAAGCCGGCTGCCCGGGGCTTATTCTGCTCAAGTGCACCAGCACCTACCCGGCAACGCCGGCCAACACCAATATTCGTACCATCCCCCACCTGCGCGAGCTGTTCGGCTGCGAAGCCGGGCTCTCCGACCACACCATGGGGACGGGAGTGGCGGTCGCCGCCGTCGCCCTGGGGGCCACGGTGATCGAAAAGCACTTCACCCTTCGCCGGGCCGACGGTGGGGTGGACGCGGCCTTCTCGCTGGAGCCGGAAGAACTGCAGTCGCTGGTGGTGGAGACGGAGCGTGCCTGGCAGGCGCTGGGGGGAATCAGTTACGGACCGACCGAGGGGGAGAAACCGTCACTTGCTTATAGGCGTTCTCTGTATGTTATAAAGGATATGAAGGCTGGTGAGGAGTTTACTCGTGATAATGTTCGGGCCATCAGGCCAGGATATGGTTTGCCGCCAAAATTTATTTATATTTTACTTGGTAAGTCAGTGCAGAAAGACATTCAGCGGGGAACTCCCGTTTCTTTTGATCTGTTTTGA
- the pseH gene encoding UDP-4-amino-4,6-dideoxy-N-acetyl-beta-L-altrosamine N-acetyltransferase — protein MLERNRCTLRPVTEDDLARLLEWRNSERIRLNMYSDHLISWEEHRAWFARLQESDTARTLLFAVDGRPLGVVNAVRIDRRNGTCYWGFYLGETDAPRGSGTAMGYLGLDYIFSELGLRKVIGEAFAFNEASIAFHRRLGFVQEGCFVRQVLKDGEYHDIISFSLFNDQWEAHKRHFTPFAPEEGTP, from the coding sequence ATGCTGGAACGTAACCGCTGCACCCTGCGGCCCGTTACCGAAGATGATCTGGCGAGACTCCTCGAATGGCGCAACTCCGAACGGATTCGCCTCAACATGTACAGCGACCACCTGATCAGCTGGGAGGAGCATCGGGCTTGGTTTGCCCGGTTGCAGGAATCCGACACGGCCCGGACCCTGCTCTTCGCCGTCGACGGCCGGCCGCTCGGGGTTGTCAACGCTGTCCGAATCGACCGGCGCAACGGCACCTGCTACTGGGGATTCTACCTCGGCGAAACCGATGCCCCCCGCGGCAGCGGCACCGCCATGGGCTACCTCGGCCTCGACTACATCTTCAGCGAACTCGGCCTGCGCAAGGTGATCGGCGAAGCGTTCGCCTTCAACGAGGCGAGCATCGCCTTCCACCGCCGGCTCGGCTTCGTCCAGGAGGGATGTTTCGTTCGCCAGGTGCTGAAAGACGGCGAGTATCACGACATCATCTCCTTCTCCCTGTTCAACGACCAGTGGGAAGCGCACAAACGACACTTCACCCCCTTCGCCCCGGAAGAAGGTACCCCATGA
- the pseG gene encoding UDP-2,4-diacetamido-2,4,6-trideoxy-beta-L-altropyranose hydrolase, which yields MSSNGRPSVVIRCDASLRIGSGHVMRCLTLANQLARQGATISFLCRELSGQLGEVIAQHGYRAIMLPPPEATPGSAGAPESWLGVPPGRDAGETAAHLRELRPDWLIVDHYGLDEDWETQLRPLVGRIMVIDDLADRRHDCDLLLDQNYYRDGANRYAGLVPAQCRLFLGPRFALLREEFYTARQALAERDGTIRRLFIFFGGADDTGETAKALAALADRTAGEIRADVVVGAANRQRQEIEERCARLPGVTYHCQTPDIARLMAAADFAFGAGGTATWERCFLGLPAAATILARNQLAVVEAVAAYGALHNLGWHNEVTGDRLATELAWAVRNPAAVREMGRRALALMGDAARRDNPLVAALCK from the coding sequence ATGAGCAGTAACGGCAGGCCATCGGTCGTCATACGCTGCGACGCCTCGCTCAGGATCGGCAGCGGTCATGTCATGCGCTGTCTGACCCTGGCCAACCAGTTGGCCCGGCAGGGAGCAACGATCTCTTTCCTCTGCCGGGAGCTGTCGGGGCAACTCGGCGAAGTGATCGCCCAGCACGGCTATCGGGCGATCATGCTCCCGCCGCCGGAGGCAACGCCGGGCTCCGCCGGGGCACCGGAATCCTGGCTCGGCGTCCCCCCTGGTCGCGACGCCGGGGAAACGGCGGCACATCTGCGGGAGCTCCGTCCCGACTGGCTGATCGTCGATCACTACGGGCTCGACGAGGACTGGGAAACACAGCTCCGGCCCCTGGTCGGACGGATCATGGTCATCGACGACCTGGCCGACCGGCGCCACGACTGCGACCTCCTCCTGGACCAGAATTACTACCGCGACGGCGCCAACCGCTACGCCGGGCTGGTTCCCGCACAGTGTCGGCTGTTCCTCGGTCCCCGCTTCGCCCTGCTCCGCGAGGAATTTTATACTGCCCGCCAAGCGCTGGCCGAACGGGACGGCACCATCCGGCGGCTGTTCATCTTTTTCGGCGGTGCCGACGATACCGGTGAAACCGCCAAGGCGCTCGCCGCCCTGGCCGACCGCACAGCAGGGGAAATCCGGGCCGACGTCGTCGTTGGCGCGGCCAACCGGCAACGGCAGGAGATCGAAGAGCGCTGCGCCCGCCTGCCGGGAGTCACCTACCATTGCCAGACTCCCGACATCGCCCGGCTGATGGCCGCAGCCGACTTCGCCTTCGGCGCCGGCGGCACAGCCACCTGGGAACGTTGCTTCCTCGGCCTGCCCGCCGCCGCCACCATCCTCGCCCGGAATCAGCTGGCGGTAGTCGAGGCGGTGGCCGCATACGGCGCCCTCCACAACCTGGGCTGGCATAACGAGGTAACCGGCGACCGACTGGCGACGGAGCTGGCCTGGGCCGTCCGCAATCCTGCCGCGGTCCGCGAGATGGGCCGCCGGGCCCTGGCGCTGATGGGCGACGCCGCCCGGCGGGACAACCCGCTGGTAGCGGCCCTCTGCAAGTAA
- the pseF gene encoding pseudaminic acid cytidylyltransferase: MNVAIIPARGGSKRIPRKNIKPFAGKPMIAYSIEAALESGLFERVIVSTDDREIADVARGHGAEVPFIRPAELADDFAGTDAVLLHGLQWLEEHARRPDYCCCIYATAPFVRSEYLRQGFELLCHHQATSAFSVATFPACIFRALKLNDLGRLEMIWPENREKRSQDLGEAYHDAGQFYWVDTGKYLAERRLFSADAVPVQIPRHLVQDIDTPEDWETAERMYRALCG; the protein is encoded by the coding sequence ATGAACGTGGCGATTATCCCGGCCCGGGGGGGGAGCAAGCGGATCCCGCGCAAGAACATCAAGCCGTTCGCCGGCAAGCCGATGATCGCCTATTCCATCGAGGCGGCCCTCGAATCCGGTCTGTTCGAGCGGGTCATCGTCTCAACCGACGACCGGGAGATTGCCGACGTGGCCCGCGGTCACGGCGCCGAAGTGCCGTTTATCCGCCCCGCCGAGCTAGCCGACGACTTCGCCGGCACCGACGCCGTCCTGCTTCACGGGCTGCAGTGGTTGGAGGAGCATGCTCGCCGGCCCGATTACTGCTGCTGCATCTATGCCACCGCCCCCTTCGTCCGGAGCGAATATCTCCGCCAGGGGTTCGAACTGCTCTGCCACCACCAAGCCACCTCGGCATTCTCCGTCGCCACCTTTCCCGCGTGCATCTTCCGGGCGCTCAAGCTCAACGACCTTGGCCGGCTGGAGATGATCTGGCCCGAAAACCGGGAGAAGCGCTCCCAGGACCTCGGCGAAGCGTACCACGACGCCGGCCAGTTCTACTGGGTCGACACCGGCAAGTACCTGGCGGAGCGCCGGCTGTTCTCCGCCGATGCCGTGCCGGTACAAATCCCGCGCCACCTGGTCCAGGACATCGATACCCCCGAGGACTGGGAAACCGCCGAACGGATGTACCGGGCCCTCTGCGGCTAA
- the pseC gene encoding UDP-4-amino-4,6-dideoxy-N-acetyl-beta-L-altrosamine transaminase, protein MKPIPYGRQEISAADIEAVVEVLRSDWLTQGPTVERFEQAVAGYCGAAHAVAVNSATSALHIACLAAGLGPGDLLWTTPNTFVASANCGRYCGAAVDFVDIDPRTYNMSVSRLAEKLAQAARDGRLPKVVIPVHFAGQPCELAEIARLAERYGFTIIEDASHAVGGSYRQEKIGNCRYSAMTVFSFHPVKIITTGEGGMVLTNSPELHARLSRLRSHGITRDPALMTGEADGPWYYQQIELGFNYRITDIQAALGLSQLTRLDEFVARRHRLAARYDETLRDLPLDLPWQHPDGHSAFHLYVIRLRLERLAASRREIFEELRRRGILVNLHYIPVHTQPYYRALGFRDGDFPAAERYYREAITLPLYAGLAEADQERVIAALRECCR, encoded by the coding sequence ATGAAGCCCATCCCCTACGGCCGGCAGGAGATCAGCGCCGCCGACATCGAAGCGGTGGTGGAAGTGCTTCGTTCCGACTGGCTGACCCAGGGGCCGACGGTAGAACGCTTCGAGCAGGCGGTGGCCGGCTACTGCGGTGCCGCCCACGCGGTGGCGGTCAACAGTGCCACCTCGGCCCTGCACATCGCCTGTCTCGCGGCGGGACTCGGTCCCGGCGATCTTCTCTGGACCACACCCAACACCTTTGTCGCCTCGGCTAACTGCGGCCGTTATTGCGGCGCCGCCGTCGACTTCGTCGACATCGATCCGCGCACCTACAACATGAGCGTCTCCCGGCTGGCGGAGAAGCTCGCGCAGGCCGCCCGGGACGGTCGATTGCCGAAGGTGGTGATCCCGGTCCACTTTGCCGGCCAGCCGTGCGAGTTGGCGGAGATTGCCCGGCTGGCGGAGCGGTACGGCTTCACGATCATCGAGGACGCCTCCCACGCGGTGGGGGGGAGCTACCGGCAGGAGAAGATCGGCAACTGCCGCTACTCCGCCATGACGGTCTTCAGTTTTCATCCGGTCAAGATCATCACCACCGGCGAAGGGGGAATGGTCCTTACCAACAGCCCCGAGCTGCACGCCCGGCTGAGCCGGCTCCGCAGCCACGGCATCACCCGCGACCCGGCGCTGATGACCGGCGAGGCCGACGGCCCGTGGTATTATCAGCAGATCGAACTCGGCTTCAACTACCGGATCACCGACATCCAGGCGGCCCTCGGGCTGAGCCAGCTGACGCGGCTCGACGAATTCGTCGCCCGGCGGCACCGATTGGCGGCCCGCTACGACGAAACGCTCCGCGACCTGCCGCTCGACCTCCCCTGGCAGCATCCGGATGGCCATTCCGCCTTCCACCTCTACGTCATCCGCCTCCGGCTCGAACGACTGGCCGCCAGCCGGCGGGAAATCTTCGAGGAACTGCGCCGGCGGGGGATACTGGTCAACCTGCACTACATCCCGGTCCATACTCAGCCCTATTACCGGGCGCTCGGCTTCCGCGACGGCGACTTTCCCGCAGCGGAGCGCTACTACCGCGAAGCGATCACCCTGCCGCTTTATGCCGGCCTCGCCGAGGCGGACCAGGAGCGGGTCATTGCTGCGCTGCGGGAGTGTTGCCGATGA
- the pseB gene encoding UDP-N-acetylglucosamine 4,6-dehydratase (inverting): protein MLKNKAILVTGGTGSFGKKFVETVLTSYPEITRLVIYSRDELKQFEMSQQFSSLAYPQLRYFIGDVRDQARLMRAMEGIDVVVHAAALKQVPAAEYNPMECIKTNVMGAQNVIDACMSSHVKQVVALSTDKAAAPINLYGATKLCSDKLFVAANNMKGHRDLKLSVVRYGNVMGSRGSVIPFFLKKRQEGVLPITDERMTRFNISLDEGVEMVLRALQIQWGGEIYVPKIPSYRITDVARAIAPNCPHKVVGIRPGEKLHEEMVTETDAINTIEFKDYFVILPSMKLWDVNGFAKAFDGQFCSPGFAYNSGTNNQWLSVEAIRKLITLHVDPLFTCDGF, encoded by the coding sequence ATGTTAAAAAATAAAGCCATACTTGTTACCGGCGGTACTGGCTCGTTTGGCAAGAAATTCGTAGAAACTGTTCTTACATCATACCCTGAGATAACCAGATTGGTTATTTATTCTCGTGATGAACTCAAACAGTTCGAAATGTCCCAGCAGTTTTCTTCTCTGGCGTATCCTCAATTGCGTTATTTCATTGGTGATGTCCGTGATCAAGCTCGTTTGATGCGTGCAATGGAGGGAATTGATGTTGTCGTTCATGCTGCTGCTCTTAAGCAGGTTCCGGCAGCTGAATACAATCCAATGGAATGTATTAAAACCAATGTGATGGGTGCCCAAAATGTAATTGATGCCTGTATGTCAAGTCATGTCAAGCAGGTAGTTGCACTCAGTACTGACAAGGCCGCGGCACCGATCAATCTCTACGGAGCCACCAAGCTTTGTTCAGATAAGTTGTTTGTTGCAGCTAATAACATGAAAGGGCACCGGGATCTTAAACTGTCGGTGGTGAGATATGGCAATGTCATGGGAAGTCGGGGGAGTGTTATCCCGTTTTTCCTCAAGAAACGTCAAGAAGGGGTGCTCCCAATTACTGATGAGCGGATGACCCGTTTCAATATCTCGCTGGATGAGGGGGTTGAAATGGTGCTGCGTGCTTTGCAGATTCAGTGGGGCGGGGAGATTTATGTGCCTAAAATTCCAAGCTATCGAATTACTGACGTTGCCCGGGCGATTGCACCCAATTGCCCGCATAAAGTTGTTGGAATTAGGCCTGGTGAGAAATTGCACGAGGAGATGGTAACAGAGACTGACGCTATAAATACGATTGAATTCAAGGATTATTTTGTAATCCTCCCCTCGATGAAGCTCTGGGATGTTAATGGATTTGCTAAGGCATTCGATGGGCAGTTCTGTTCTCCAGGATTTGCATATAATAGCGGTACTAACAATCAATGGTTGTCGGTCGAGGCGATTCGCAAGTTGATCACCCTCCACGTTGATCCTCTTTTTACCTGCGATGGTTTTTAG
- a CDS encoding GumC family protein, producing MTQQQSTETNHGFSDPSETLDILEYLEIIAARKKVIIYTTGIAFLLSVVVSFSLPKIYSSTAMILPPQQDPGMLGLMVGQMGGSGMANLANDLLGAGNSADTYVSILNSNAVSDAIIDRFNLMKVYDDRYRFDTYKSLDKNVDISAGKKDGIISITVEDEDPQRAANMANAYVEELEKLTVQLNVTGASENKNYLEQRLVKSKGDLSKAEDAVKDFQSKYKMVSVSDQAAATIEGIAQIKAQLVSQEMQLAVLRRQFTDSSDEVISTKTSIANLKSQLDRLEGSRAGGAIPGVGAVPELKEQYIRLMREFKIQEALVELLTKQYEMTKLSEAKDVTSIQVIQHARVPDKKTKPKRLIIIMSATFLGGISAILYIVMRNCFANMQSNDIERWTRVKAQLFGSVLLTKNVKSDLKHRL from the coding sequence ATGACTCAGCAGCAAAGCACAGAAACTAATCATGGTTTCTCAGACCCGTCTGAAACCCTGGACATTCTTGAATATTTAGAAATTATAGCTGCGCGTAAAAAAGTCATAATTTATACTACTGGGATAGCATTTTTACTTTCTGTCGTCGTGAGTTTTTCTCTCCCTAAAATTTATAGTTCTACAGCAATGATTCTTCCTCCCCAGCAAGATCCTGGAATGCTTGGATTGATGGTAGGGCAGATGGGAGGCAGTGGAATGGCTAACTTAGCAAATGATTTGTTAGGAGCAGGAAATTCTGCCGATACCTACGTTAGCATTCTTAACAGCAACGCTGTTTCAGATGCTATCATAGATCGCTTTAATCTTATGAAGGTATACGATGATAGATACCGCTTTGATACATATAAATCACTTGATAAAAATGTTGATATATCAGCAGGAAAGAAGGATGGAATTATCTCTATTACGGTTGAGGATGAAGACCCACAGCGTGCAGCAAATATGGCGAATGCCTATGTCGAAGAGCTAGAAAAGCTGACTGTTCAACTTAACGTTACCGGTGCAAGTGAGAATAAAAATTATCTTGAACAGCGCTTGGTGAAGTCAAAAGGAGACTTGTCGAAAGCTGAAGATGCCGTTAAGGATTTTCAATCCAAATATAAGATGGTTTCGGTTTCTGATCAAGCAGCAGCAACTATTGAGGGAATTGCTCAAATTAAGGCGCAACTGGTTAGTCAGGAAATGCAATTAGCCGTTCTTAGACGCCAATTTACGGATTCAAGTGATGAAGTGATAAGCACCAAGACATCAATAGCAAACCTTAAGTCACAACTTGATCGCTTAGAAGGCAGTAGGGCTGGTGGAGCCATTCCTGGGGTTGGAGCAGTTCCTGAATTAAAAGAACAATACATCCGTCTCATGAGGGAATTTAAAATCCAAGAAGCTTTAGTCGAATTGCTTACAAAACAGTATGAGATGACAAAACTTTCAGAGGCAAAAGATGTAACTAGCATTCAGGTGATTCAACATGCGCGAGTTCCTGATAAAAAAACAAAACCTAAACGACTCATAATTATTATGTCAGCTACTTTTTTGGGTGGGATTAGTGCGATACTTTATATAGTAATGCGAAACTGTTTTGCTAATATGCAATCTAATGATATTGAACGCTGGACCAGAGTTAAGGCACAACTATTTGGTTCAGTGTTGTTGACTAAAAATGTTAAATCAGATTTAAAGCATAGGCTTTAA